From Bacillus sp. FSL K6-3431, the proteins below share one genomic window:
- a CDS encoding polysaccharide deacetylase family protein — protein MKGKHITGHLLLGCALAFTIGGHTTLAQNSDAIHAISASSKTNKDSLYMEIKTYSEQHKIEPVDAKVDSVWKAIPGYNGLEVNLKASYKKMKASGEFDIKKVVYRQISPTVHLKDLEPQPIYRGNPQKPMVSLLINVAWGNEYIPTILKTLNDHQVKATFFFDGSWVKKNPDLALMIDKEGHEIGNHAYSHPDLQRRSKADTLEEIKKTSDIIEATLGKKTKWFAPPSGSFNQTTIQVAHDLNMKTILWTVDTVDWKKPETSEMVRRVVSKVENGSMVLMHPTKPVAEGLDAMISDIKEKGLQLGTVSDLMSEKRVQNKD, from the coding sequence ATGAAGGGGAAACACATCACGGGACATCTTTTGCTTGGATGTGCTTTAGCATTTACAATAGGTGGACATACAACTTTAGCACAGAATTCTGATGCAATACATGCAATCTCGGCTTCTTCAAAAACAAATAAAGATAGTCTGTACATGGAAATTAAAACGTATAGTGAGCAACATAAGATAGAGCCAGTTGATGCAAAAGTAGACAGCGTGTGGAAGGCGATACCAGGTTACAATGGGTTAGAAGTGAATTTAAAAGCTAGTTATAAAAAAATGAAAGCTAGCGGCGAGTTTGATATAAAGAAAGTGGTTTATAGGCAGATATCACCAACGGTTCATTTGAAAGATTTGGAGCCGCAACCGATCTATAGAGGCAATCCACAAAAGCCGATGGTATCCCTCTTAATCAATGTTGCCTGGGGAAATGAGTACATCCCAACAATCCTTAAAACTTTAAATGACCATCAAGTCAAAGCTACATTCTTTTTTGATGGCAGTTGGGTGAAAAAGAATCCAGACCTAGCTTTGATGATTGATAAAGAAGGCCATGAAATTGGCAACCATGCTTACAGCCATCCTGATCTTCAACGGCGATCAAAGGCAGATACTTTAGAAGAAATAAAAAAGACGAGCGATATCATTGAAGCAACCCTTGGTAAAAAAACAAAATGGTTTGCACCGCCAAGTGGAAGTTTTAATCAGACTACCATTCAAGTGGCTCACGACCTTAATATGAAAACGATTCTATGGACGGTTGATACAGTTGACTGGAAAAAACCTGAAACTTCAGAAATGGTCAGAAGAGTCGTATCAAAAGTAGAAAATGGATCAATGGTTCTGATGCATCCAACAAAACCTGTTGCAGAAGGACTAGATGCGATGATTTCAGATATTAAAGAAAAAGGTCTACAACTAGGCACCGTAAGTGATCTAATGAGTGAAAAACGGGTGCAGAATAAAGATTGA